A portion of the Lolium rigidum isolate FL_2022 unplaced genomic scaffold, APGP_CSIRO_Lrig_0.1 contig_24245_1, whole genome shotgun sequence genome contains these proteins:
- the LOC124680669 gene encoding AP2/ERF and B3 domain-containing transcription factor ARF14-like, with protein MPPRRRPSSGYHGVRARPSGRFDAEIRSGEERIRLGTFDTAHEAARAYDAVAWRLGRSRRTMNFHDVFTREQAEMLAPPSRMITREQQRCHRELEQRLLIAERDEAMRIEWARRFPEDVAATEAF; from the coding sequence atgcctccgcgccgccgcccctcctccggctaccacggcgtccgcgcgcggccgagcggccggttcgacgcggaaatccgctccggcgaggagcggatccgcctcggcacgttcgacaccgcgcacgaggcggcgcgtgcgtacgacgccgtcgcgtggcggcTCGGCCGCTCGCGCCGGacgatgaacttccacgacgtcttcacgcgcgagcaggcggagatgctggCGCCGCCGTCGCGGATGATCACGCGCGAACAGCAGCGCTGCCAtcgggagctggagcagcgcctcctcatcgccgagcgcgacgaggcgatgCGCATCGAATGGGCGCGGCGCTTCCCcgaagacgtcgccgccacggaggccttc
- the LOC124680666 gene encoding ras-related protein Rab11C: protein MAHRVDNEYDYLFKIVLIGDSGVGKSNILSRFTRNEFCLESKSTIGVEFATRTLQIEGKTIKAQIWDTAGQERYRAITSAYYRGAVGALLVYDITKKQTFENINRWLRELRDHADSNIVIMMVGNKSDLNHLRSVQEEEGQSLAETEGLSFLETSALEALNVEKAFQTILSDIHQIISKKALAAQEAAGSGPPIQGTTINVADSSGNTKRGCCST, encoded by the exons ATGGCGCACCGGGTGGACAACGAGTACGACTACCTCTTCAAGATCGTGCTCATCGGCGACTCCGGCGTCGGCAAGTCCAACATCCTCTCCCGCTTCACCCGCAACGAGTTCTGCCTCGAGTCCAAGTCCACCATCGGCGTCGAGTTCGCCACCCGCACCCTCCAG ATAGAAGGAAAGACGATTAAAGCTCAGATATGGGATACTGCTGGTCAAGAGAGGTACCGTGCAATCACAAGTGCTTACTACAGAGGAGCTGTGGGAGCACTTCTTGTCTATGACATAACAAAGAAACAGACATTTGAAAACATAAATAGGTGGCTTCGTGAACTTCGTGACCATGCTGACTCCAACATCGTCATCATGATGGTTGGTAACAAATCTGACCTGAACCACCTGAGGTCAGTCCAAGAGGAAGAGGGTCAGTCATTAGCAGAGACGGAAGGGTTGTCCTTCCTTGAGACCTCAGCACTGGAAGCATTGAATGTTGAGAAGGCATTTCAGACCATTCTTTCTGACATTCATCAGATCATAAGCAAGAAGGCGCTTGCTGCCCAAGAGGCAGCAGGCAGtggacctccgattcaaggaactaCCATCAACGTTGCTGATTCATCTGGTAACACGAAGAGAGGGTGCTGCTCTACCTAG